The sequence TCCCATGGAGGAAGCGGATGGATGCGAGGCCTGTCAGGCAGCCGGACCCGATGCAGGTGGCCCCGGTGCTGCCCCCAGCGCGGAAGGGCACCCCGGTACCGCGCACGGTGCTGTTGGTGAATCCCTTCTATCCCAAGGACGTGAACGCGAGCTTCGGCAAGCACGTGCTCACACCCACGCTCGCGCTCACCAGCCTCGCCGGAGCCACGCCACCCGGGTGGCGCGTGCGCTACTGGGATGAGAACCTGCTGCAAGGCGCCTCGCCCATGGAGGAGGTGCCGCAGGTGGTGGGCATCAGCGTGCACCTCACCTTCGCCCAGCGAGCCTATGCCCTGGCCGCCTGGTTCAAGGCGCACGGCTGCATCGTGGTGATGGGCGGCCTGCACGCCCTCTCCTGCCCGGACGAGGTACAGGCGCACGCGGACTCCATCTGCCTGGGCAACGGCGTGCCCGTCTGGCCGCGGATGCTGCGCGACATCGAGCGCGGGGAGCTCAAGCCCCGCTACAGCGCCGAGTACCGCGACTACGCCGCCGACCCGCCTCCGGACCGGAGCATCCTGCCGGACTACGGCTTTCTCACCCCCGCCTCGCTCATCGCCACGCAGGGCTGCCACAACCGGTGTGACTTCTGCTACCTGGCCACGGGCGACACGCGCATCAAGTACCAGATGCGCACCCCGGCCCAGGTGGCCGAGGACTTCCGCTCCACGGGCGCGCCCTATGCCGTCTTCGTAGACAACAACCTCGGCTCGAGCCGCCGCTACCTGCGCGAGCTGTGCCAGGCCCTGGCCCCGATGGAGAAGATCTGGAGCGCCGCCGTCACCCTGGATGTGACAGACGAGCCTTCCCTGGTGCGGGAGATGGCGCTCGCCGGGTGCACGGGGGTCTTCATCGGGTTCGAGAGCCTGACCGACGACAACATCCGCGCGGCGGGAAAGAAGAGCCCGCGCGCCGAGGACTACGCGCGCCGGGTGGAGGTGTTCCACCGCAATGGCATCCAGGTGAATGGCAGCTTCGTGCTGGGCTTCGACCACGATCGGCCGGAGGTCTTCGAGAACCTGGCGCGCTGGATCGAAGACACCCGCCTGGAGTGCGCCACCTTCCACATCCTCACGCCCTATCCGAACACGCCGCTGTTCCGCCGCATGGAGGCCGAGGGGCGGCTGCTGCACCAGGACTGGTCTCTCTACGACACGGCGCACTGTGTCTTCCGCCCCAAGCACATGAGCCCCGAGGAGCTGGAGGCCGGCTATGCGTGGATCTACCGGCGGCTCTTCTCGCTCTCCTCCATCTGGGCGCGCAGGCCCCGCCAGGCCAGCGCCGTGCTGCCGTACCTGGCGATGGCGCTGCTCTACAAGCGCAGCAACTTCCTGTGGCGCTTCCTCATCCACCACCGCCTCACGCACAAGGTGTGGTCGCCGCTGGTGCGCCTCACCCGCCTGCGCCACCTGCGCTACCGCCGGCGGCTGGCTCGCGAAGGCTCGCTGCCCGGGCACATGGTGTCCCCCATCCGCCCCAGCGTGTAGCAGGCTGCCAGGTTCCTATAATCCTTTCGCGGCCAGCGCGGCGATTTCGTAATCGCCGTCATCTACCAGCCGCTCCCATCCCTCGAACCTGCCGAGGCCCAGCACGCGGGCCATCGACAGCAGCAGGCTTTGCCCTGCGACCAGACGATCCGGCGCGAGCGCATATATCGGGTCGGCGAACGCCGCCTGCGGCGTGGTGAGGGTCCACCCCGTCTGCTTGAACATCGCAATCACATCGTCCAGCCACATCGCGTTGATCAGGTTGTGGTGCAGGAGAATCACCTGCGCGATATCTCGGCCCTGCAGCTTCTGCGACAAGTCGCGATAGGCGAGGGCGCGCTGGCGGATGTGACTCAGATAGGCATCTCTGATCGCGCTCACGTCGGCGGCAGGATTATTCTTCAGCGTCTCCACCAACTTGTCATTGAGCCGCCAGTCGCTGGTATCCAGGCTCACGTACGCATTCCGGTAGCCCTGCTGCTTGAGGAAGCTGCGCATGCCGTCGAGCTTCTCCGGCGTGTTCCCTTCGCGCAGGAAGGTAAAGCGGAACCACTTCTGATAGCCCGGCAGGTCGCTGATGATGCGGTCGCAATCGAGCAGCTCGCGCTGGTATGCATCAAGCGGCACCTTGTGCAGGTCCGGATGCGTCATGGTGTGGTTGCCAATCGCGTGGCCTGCCTTCCCCCACGCACGCGCCAGCGCCAGACCCGCCTCGGTATTGGCGCCGTTCCCCGCCGTGACGAACAGCGCGGCCTGCACGCGATGTTTTGCCAGTGCATCAAGCATGGCCTGGTTGCGCTGCTGCGCGTTCATGCGCGGCGTATCGCTGACATGCGGGCCGTCGTCGAACGTGAAGGCGACGGATTGCGCTTGGGCGGCCATCGCCGCCAAAGCGAGCGCGGCGGCGGTGATGAATCGGACGGTCGTACTTCGCACTGCGGGTCCTTTCGTTGAGTAAGCCTTGCGCCCCCAACCTTCGAGCCGCAAGCTACTAAGGTCTTAGTTGGATTTCAACTATTGATTTAGTTGAACGGCGGATGGCTCGCCCCGGTCGAGGTGAGCCGCGCGGAGGCCGCTGTCTGTCTCGAACTCGGCGCGAGGTGCTCACGAAACGGCCACGTTGAGCATGCGCACAACCTGCTGCCAGTCTCCGTGCACGCGCCGCTCGCCCGTGAGCTTCACCCGCACGTTGCCGCCGTCGTCGCCAGTCACTTCGAGCATCAATCGGCCGTGTCGGTCGACAGTCGTCCTCACGTTGGCGATGCCCGGCCGGTCGACCTCGACGTTGGCCGCGCGCCACGGGTCGTCCTCGTGGGCGGTCCTGTAGAACTCCGGCCCGAGGAAGACACTGAGCTGCTCCCTCAAGCAGTGGCGGAGCCGGGGCAGGAGGAGGAGAGCCCCGCCGTTGCCGCGACGGTGGAGGAGCCGAGGAAGGAGGGCACACCCCGTTTGGACTGGGCCGGGCTGCTCAAGCAGGACGTTCGCCCTGGATGTGTTCGGGTGCTTGAGGTGTGGAGGCAGGCTTGAGGGTGTTGGCGTACGTGAAGGGAGCAGGAGAGGTGAGAGCGATTGTGGAGCACCTGGGGTTGCCCACGGCGAGTGCGCCCCTGGCCCCTGCGCGAGGGCCGCCCCAGAGCGCGGGGTGTTGAAGCGCAAGCCGCCCCAGCCAGCCAAGAGAGCCAGGCCCCTGCCGCGTCCCTGCTGGGAAGGCGGCTGGGCTGGGCAGGCGCGTGTCTGCTGGAAATGAAAGGCTTCTGCGCCGGCTCGGCGTGCGGCTCATGGGCTCCCCTTCAGCGTCCCTCACCTCCCGCTCTGCTCCCGCCTGCTCTGCCCAAGAGGGCTCCTGTCCTTGCTCTATGCTCCTATGCACCAAGCCCGTGGGCGTCCATCCGCTCTGAATTCCTGACCCTGAAGCGGGATGGCTGGACCCGGGGCGCCGCCTCCGCCGCTCGGGCTCGGGGCGGGCAGTCCGTACGTCTTCGCCGCGGATCACATCCGCAGGCGCGGCGCACCACTCTTTTCACGCGCGATGCGCGCAACACCTCTCCGGAAACACCGGAAGAGGTCTCCAAAGGAGAGCACTTGATGAAGAGACACGTCTCGACCGCACTCGGGCTCATGCTGATGGTCGCCCCCCTCATCCAGGCACATGCCTCCATCAGAGGCTTCCTGGGCAACATGCCGTCGGCGTCGGAACTCAAAGACGGGACCGCCATGGGCAGCAGCGGCTTCCGCGAGCCGGTCTATCGCACGTACCAGACGCGGAGCACGAACAAGTGCCTGGACGCCACAGGTGCGGAGAACGGCAGTCCAGTCGTCCAATGGGATTGCTGGGCGGACAACTATCGCGGTTTCAATCAGAAATGGCTCGTGGGGACGAGCAAGGATGGTTACTCCATGGTCCATCCCGAGAGCACGGACAAGTGCCTGGACGCTACGGGTGGCGAGAACGGCAGCCCCGTCGTCCAGTGGGACTGCTGGGGCGGCGAAAACCAGCGTTGGAAGCTGATGCAGGTGGGGGATGTGGGGAACCTCAGCTACCGCTTCGTCAACCAGAAGTACGGCAAATGCCTGGACGCCACGGGCGGCGAGAACGGCAGCCGGGTCGTCCTTTGGGACTGCTGGGAGGGTGAAAACCAGAAATGGTACAACCCGAGTGACCAGAAGCAGGACGATCCGAAGGCCAAGGCCGCCGTCGATTCCATCGGCGTCATCTCGCAAGGGGTCGGGATCTTCGGCGGCGGCACGAAGGTCGGCCTCTAACCCGCCTTCCCGGCGAGGGCTGGGGTAGGTGGTCGTCCAGGAGGGCCGCGCGACACGCATTGGACGGTGCAGGAGGGCCCCAAGGAGGCCCGCCCGTCGCGCTCCTCCACCTGCCCCTCTCCAGCCACACCTCGCCAGGGCGCACGTTACCGTTGTGCTCCCACGAACCTCCCTCGAGCACCGTGCGCCCCTGGCTCTGTCTCCAAAATGTCTCCAGGATTAGAGGGACTCGGAGGGACAGGTGGGACTGCCGGGGACTCCCCCCTGGGCTCGAAGTGGCCGGACTCACTCGCGATTCAGCGAAAGGCGTGTGCCGTCGCGGGTTTGGGGGCACCCCTCGTCCACGGGTTCAAGTCCCATACTCCTCGCCAAGAGAAGGGCTCGGAATCGCAAGGTTCCGGGCCCTTCTTCTTTTTTCACGGACGGCGCAGCCGGTGAGCGTCGAGGTAGTTGTCGCGTGAGAGGTTTTAGCCAGTGCGCTTCACTTCCTGCACAGCCGGGATGAGGTTCGGAGAGGGGCCAAGGCGGACCGGACCCACCGCCGCCATGCGATGGCACGGCCCGACGATGTATCGCCATCGGGCCGGGCCGGACGTCAGGAGAACAGCGCCGGAATCGAATACGGCGCCCACCGGTCCTTCCACGGGCGCGCCTCCTCGAGCTGATACGCGAGCCCGAGCAGCAGCGCCTCCTCGCCTCGGGCCGCCGCGAAGTGCATGCCGATGGGCAGCCCACCCTCCGGGAAGCACAGCGGCACGGACATCGCGGGACAGCCCACGATGTTCTGGATGGGCGTGTAGCCCACCGAGCGCGCCGTGCGCCGCAGCAATTCCTCTCTCTTCAGCACCGGCGACAGGTGCCCGATTCGCCACGGCTCCGTGGCCAGCGTCGGCGTGAGCACCACGTCATACGCCCGCGTCGCTTCGTCATACACCTTTACCGCCTTCGCGAAGGTGGCGCGCGACCAGGGCAGTGCATCCGCTCCAAAGGCTTGCACCTTCTCCACCAACTCCCAGGTGAACGGCTCCAACTCCTCCGTCTGCACCGGCACGCCCCGCATCCGGTCCATCGTCTCCACAACCCCCGCGATGGCCGCGCCCGCAACGAGGAAGAACGCGTCCCGCAGCGCGGGCCCGTCGACGGCCGGCGGCGCAATCGGCTCGACGTGGTGGCCCAACTCCGTGAGCAGCGCCACCGTCTCATCGTAGGCACGGCGCACGGAGGGCTCCGGCTCCTCGCCCATCATCGTCCGCGTCCACGTGGCGATGCGCAGCTTGCGTCGAATCGGCTCGCGCACGAAGCCGACGGGTTTGGCGGCGGTGGGGTCCTCCGTCACCGAGAGGAACAGCGCACTGTCCCGCACCGAGCGGCTGATGCAGTGGTCGCTCGTCAAATCTCCGAAGTCCGACGTGGCGAAGGACGCCATCACCGTGCGCTCGCGGCTCGGCTTGAAGCCGAAGAGGCCACACGCCGACGCGGGAATCCGCGTCGAGCCACCCCCATCATTCGCATGCGCGAGCGGCACGAGCCCCGCCGCCACGGCCACCGCGCTCCCTCCCGACGAGCCCGTGGCCGAGCGGGACAAATCCCACGGATTGTGTGTCACCCCTTCCAGCAGCGTCTCCGTGCTGCCGAGCAACCCGAACTCCGACAGCGCGCTCTTTCCCACGCACACCAGCCCCGCCGCTTCCAACCTCCGCCCATACGGCGTCTGCGTCGGCGCGACGTTCTTCGCGAACAGCCGTGAGCCCATCGACCAGCGCAGCCCCTGCCACGGCGTCGCGTCCTTCACCAGGAACGGCACTCCGGAGAACGGGCCCGGCTTCACCGCGCGAGGCGGCTCGCGATTCACGGTGACGACGGCGCGCAGCAGCGGATTCAGCGCGTCGATGCGCGCCAGGCACGCCTCGAACAACTCCTCCGCGGAGACCTCACCTCGAGCACACAGCTCCGCCTGGGCGATGCCATCGAGACGGGCCAGAGACGCCAGGTCCTTCATGGGCCTTCTCCTCGTGTAGCCGTACGGCCCGCGCGGCCGTCACGGTGCCACCCACTCCACGCGCAGCCGTCTACCGCCCACGAGTAGCGCCAGTCCCTGTCCTTCGCAGAGCGCCGTCCACAACGCCTTCGAGGACGCAGTAGACAGGCTCCAGATGAAGCCGTCCTCGTGCAGCCGCGCCTCCTCCTGCTCCATCCCCGGCAGGACGAGCAGGAAGCACCCGCTGATGCGCTCGGCCCGGCCTCCCGGCGGCGTAATCGCCACCGGGCCCGTCTGGCCCGGCTCCCACGCGAGACACCCATCCGCGGCGGCATCGATTCCCGTGAGCAGCGCGAAGGGCTGTGTCGCGTCGGGGAGCTGCTCGAACAGCTTGCGGAACTGCTCGTGCTGCCCGGGCGCCACGCGCAGGAGGATGTCCCCGTCCTGCTTCACCACGCGCGCGTTCCACACGCGGGAGTGGTTGACCCTCGGCAGCAGGCTCTGTTCCAGCATCGCCGCCACGGGCAGTTCGGGCCGGTGGAGGTCCGACCAGGAAGGGCAGGGGTAGTGGCTGTGCGCCTTGCCCAGCGCCGACATCAGCCGCGCAGGCCCGCAGCGTTGCACCAGGTCCAGCTCGCGCTCCGTGATGAGCAGCAGCGCCAGCGCGCCGGACGGCACGGGCAGGCGCGGCACCGGCGAGGCCGGCGTGTAGAGCAGGTGCATCCCCGGGAACAGCCGGTGCTCACCGAAGATGGTGACGTCGCCCACGTCCACCGTGCGGCCCTCCTCCGCGAGCTGCCGGAAGCGCGAGAAGAGCGAGGCCAGCTTCTTGTGGAGGACGTCCTCCTCCACGCCCGTGTTCTCCCGGAGCGTGAAGACCATCTCCTGCTGCCCGTGCGCCGCGAGCCCCTGCGTCACGTACGAGCGGCACTCGAAAGTCTCTCCGCGTACCTGGAGCGGGTGGCGCGTCGTCAGCAGCACGAGGCCGCCGGGCTCCACCTCGTAGTGGTCCACGCGCGCGGAGCCTCGGGGCGCTCCGAACAGGTGCTTCCGCAGTGAACCCCACAGCGACATGGTTGCTCCCACCGGAGGAACGGCACGTCCCCGGCAGGAGCATTCTTCCACGACGCGGGCACGGCGCGAGGACTTCACGCCGCGCCCGGCGTCACGACGGGCTCACCAGTCGTAGCCGTGGTTGCCCTGCAGCACGACGACCTTGCCGCTGCCCGGGTAGAACAGGACGGCGTAGTCCTTGTTGTCGTGGCAGTTGTGGCAGGCCACCTCTTCCTCGGCAATCCACGCCTGGATGGTGCCGCCACCCGCGAACGAGTCAATCGCGGCCAGCAGCGCGGAGTTGCTCCCGCTGAAGAACGTGCTCTGCGACAGGCCGGCGCGGTCGGTGAAGGTGCCGTACTCCGCGAGCGGCAGGTCCTGCCTCGTGGCGTTGAAGTTCGCCATCAGCGTCTGGATGGTGGTGGCCCAGGCCGGGCACGAGAACGCGCTGTAGGCTTCGGTGGTGGAGATGTGGTGCCAGTCCGTGGACGAGGAGGTGGAGTTCCACGCCGTCACCGCGGGCGCCAGCGACGAGGCGTCGATGGCGGTCAGCGAAGAGGGCGGAGGCGGCACCAGCTCGCAGGTGCTGGTGACGTACATGCAGCGCGACACCTCGCGGTACGTGCCGCACGAGGAGAAGTCCGTGGTGCCCGTGGGCTTCGAGTGGATGCAGTTGTACACGGTGGCCGGGCACTCCTGGGACGGCCACACCTCGTACGGGTCGCCGTCGGTGACCGCCAGCTCCGTCACGCGCGCCACCAGCCGCGCCGTCTTCGTCATCGTCGGGCCGTCATCGCCGCCCGAGGTGAAGGTGAGCGCCTGGGTGTGCGGGTCGATGGCCTGGTAGACCTTCTCGTACGTCCAGTCGAGGCGGTAGTTGGGCCGGCCGTAGACGGACGGGATGCCGTCGGGCGCCGTGACGGAGAGCCAGTCCGCGTAGCCGGACACCGAGGCGCGGCCACGGTAGAGCAGGTTGCTGTTGCCCTGCACGACGTAGACGGGGTTCACCGCCTCGTCAATCCAGATGCCGCTGGAGCCGACGAAGTCATAGAAGCGCGGCGCGATGACGATGCGCGCGAAGTACCGGTGCGGCGCGCCCGTGAAGGTGTCGATGGCGATGAACAGCGGCAGGCCGGAGAGCACCGTGTTCAGCTCGTGGCCCTCGCGCAGCACCACCTCGAAGCGGCGCTCGCTGATGATGCTCGTCTCACCGAAGATGTCGTCGGGGACGAAGCTGAACACGTTCTCCAGGTAGCGGTTGGCCGTACCGTGGATGACGAGGACGCGCTCACCGTTGCGCGTCTCGAAGGTACCCAGCGTCTCGATGCTGAGCTCGTTGTTGCCCACCGACGCGTACAGCCGGGTGACGGCTGCTTCGGCGGTGGTGGTGCCCGTCTCCTCTACGACGGAGTCGGACGTCAGGGTGTCATTACAGGCCGTCGCCCCGAGGGCGAAGAGACAGGCCAGGGCAAGACGAAGTGTCTTCATGGGAGTGGTCTCCAGGTGGAGGGGACGGAGTACCATACTCCCCTGACTGTCTTGCTGTGGCGGATGTATCAGTCATGTGACACCGCACGGACCCTACGTCTCACGGCGGGCACCAGCAGGCACGACAGCCACCTTGCCAGGGCGGGTTCGCCGTGTCGCGACCCCATCCGGAGTCCTTCCCCTCGGGTGTCTGTGTGTCGGGCCCCGTCACCCGGGACTGGACGGTGATGGAGAAGCTGCACGTGGCCGTGTGGTGCGCGGCACCTTTCGCGGTGATGTCCACCTGCGTCTTCCCGAAGGGGAATCGGCCCCCGGAAGGAATGCTGTACGGCACCTGCGCTTCGGACACGGCGTCCGACATGCGCGCTGGGGAGTAATCGACAGTGGCGCCCAGCTCGTCGGTGGCCTCCACCACCTTGCTGCCCGGGCACTCCAGCTTGGGAGCCGTGGTGTCCGACACGGTGACGATGGAGGAGCGACTGCGCACCTGGAAGCTGGAGACCTCGGTGGTGGCCTGCACCACCGTGCTCCCCAGTGGGAAGGGCTGCACGGGCGGGTGGCTGTACTGGATGGGCGTGGACGCGGGGACGCCGTCCGCCAGGACCGCCGGCGCGTAGGACACGCTGGCGCCTGAGCTGCTCGTGGCCTCCTTCCGGGGTGGGAAGGGACGCGCCACCGAGGAGGGCGCCAGGATGCGCGGCTCGGCGCCGGTGTCGTCGTTTGTAGAGACGATGAGCAGGCATGGGGTGAGGGCGCGCGGGCTGAAGCTTCCCGCGCCAATCCACAGGTCCGTCACCCGCACCGTGCCGGCTTCCGTGCCGTCGCTCCTCCACAACTCCTGAATGCCGTCCGTCCCCATGAACGCGGAGAAGAAGAGGACGCCGTTCACGTCCACGAGCCCGCTCAAATCGGAGCCGTCCCTGCCCGGGCGGACGTCCTTCAGTCGCACCGTGCCCTGTTCCGCCCGTCGCTCACGTACAGCTCGCGGCCCGTCACTCCGTCATCCGCCGCGAAGAAGACGCGCTCACCCATGACGAGCAGCTCGCCGGAGGCCGAGGACTCCGTCGACGTTGATGTCGAACGTGAGCGCGGACCCGAGGCTCGTCAGCGCCTGCGCGCTGGAGCCCGTGCGCAAGGAAGGGGTCTCGCCGTCACCCCTGGAGGGACTGGCGCAGGCCAGGGAAAGCAGCAGCCCGAAGACGGGCCCCGTGTGCCACCGCCGGACTGCCGACATGGTGCTCCTCCTCGCATGAGTCGAAGGAGGAAGATGGCGGAGCAGCATCGGGAGGGCCGTACCACTTGAGTGGTACAGTGGTACGGGCGCCGCGGACCTCACGCCGGAGTCGCGACACGCGCAACTGGACGCCGATGGGGCCCGCGACCTAATCGTTCGCACGCGTCGCTTCGAACAACTGCCAGATGCGCCGCTCTGTTTCGTCGAGCCATCTCTCGATCAGGTTCGCGCTCGCGACGTCGCCATGCTCTTCGCACACGTCGTGCGTCTCGCGGAGGTAGGCGGCCAATTGCTGGTTGTCATCTCGCAACTCGGTCAGCATGGCCGACGGCGCCACGTAGTCCGCATCGTTGTCGAGCAGCCGCTGCCGCCTTGCGATGTCGCCGATGGAATGCAGCGTACTGGCCCCGATGGCTCTGACGCGCTCGGCGATGCTGGCGGTGGAGACAAGGAGTTGCAGGGCGTGGTCCTGCAACATCGCCTGGTAGTCGCGAAAGTGCGGCCCTGACATGTGCCATCGGAAGTTCATGATCTTGATGTGCAGCGCATATACGTCGGCCAGCAGCGCATTCAACGCCGCGGAGATGTCCCGAATAGCGTCAGCTTGCAGATCGGTGGGCGTATTGAGCGCGGGGCTGATCTTCATGCCCTGATGTTTGTCAGCGTGATGCGCGCCGTATATCTCGATCAGGCCGCATATTGTCGAAACAGGACACGGACTTCACCGGGACCTAGCTTGCGTTCAAGGCGCGCGGTCTATCATGCTTTTTGCTCCACAGGAGGCAGTGCGATGGCTCCACGCCCCGACTACGGCCAGGCGCTGGCGACAGCGTTTCGCCTTCCTGATGCACCCCGGCTGGTGACCCGGTCGCTTCACAAGTCAACCATGTCGCTCACGGAACTGCAGGGGCCGCCCGACCACGGCATGACCTCGGCGGTACCGTACGACGAAGCATTCCTTGTCCAGCTGCGATTGCGCGACTGCCCGCGGTGCGAATACTTCTCCGAGGGACGGCACCTCGAAGGCGTGGATCGGCGAGCCGGTGTGATCCAGATTCATGACCTGCGACGCGATCCTCGCGTGAACCTGAAGGACCCCTTCC comes from Pyxidicoccus parkwaysis and encodes:
- a CDS encoding B12-binding domain-containing radical SAM protein, whose product is MDARPVRQPDPMQVAPVLPPARKGTPVPRTVLLVNPFYPKDVNASFGKHVLTPTLALTSLAGATPPGWRVRYWDENLLQGASPMEEVPQVVGISVHLTFAQRAYALAAWFKAHGCIVVMGGLHALSCPDEVQAHADSICLGNGVPVWPRMLRDIERGELKPRYSAEYRDYAADPPPDRSILPDYGFLTPASLIATQGCHNRCDFCYLATGDTRIKYQMRTPAQVAEDFRSTGAPYAVFVDNNLGSSRRYLRELCQALAPMEKIWSAAVTLDVTDEPSLVREMALAGCTGVFIGFESLTDDNIRAAGKKSPRAEDYARRVEVFHRNGIQVNGSFVLGFDHDRPEVFENLARWIEDTRLECATFHILTPYPNTPLFRRMEAEGRLLHQDWSLYDTAHCVFRPKHMSPEELEAGYAWIYRRLFSLSSIWARRPRQASAVLPYLAMALLYKRSNFLWRFLIHHRLTHKVWSPLVRLTRLRHLRYRRRLAREGSLPGHMVSPIRPSV
- a CDS encoding Dps family protein, which gives rise to MKISPALNTPTDLQADAIRDISAALNALLADVYALHIKIMNFRWHMSGPHFRDYQAMLQDHALQLLVSTASIAERVRAIGASTLHSIGDIARRQRLLDNDADYVAPSAMLTELRDDNQQLAAYLRETHDVCEEHGDVASANLIERWLDETERRIWQLFEATRAND
- a CDS encoding HYR domain-containing protein, whose amino-acid sequence is MRLKDVRPGRDGSDLSGLVDVNGVLFFSAFMGTDGIQELWRSDGTEAGTVRVTDLWIGAGSFSPRALTPCLLIVSTNDDTGAEPRILAPSSVARPFPPRKEATSSSGASVSYAPAVLADGVPASTPIQYSHPPVQPFPLGSTVVQATTEVSSFQVRSRSSIVTVSDTTAPKLECPGSKVVEATDELGATVDYSPARMSDAVSEAQVPYSIPSGGRFPFGKTQVDITAKGAAHHTATCSFSITVQSRVTGPDTQTPEGKDSGWGRDTANPPWQGGCRACWCPP
- a CDS encoding polysaccharide deacetylase family protein; the protein is MRSTTVRFITAAALALAAMAAQAQSVAFTFDDGPHVSDTPRMNAQQRNQAMLDALAKHRVQAALFVTAGNGANTEAGLALARAWGKAGHAIGNHTMTHPDLHKVPLDAYQRELLDCDRIISDLPGYQKWFRFTFLREGNTPEKLDGMRSFLKQQGYRNAYVSLDTSDWRLNDKLVETLKNNPAADVSAIRDAYLSHIRQRALAYRDLSQKLQGRDIAQVILLHHNLINAMWLDDVIAMFKQTGWTLTTPQAAFADPIYALAPDRLVAGQSLLLSMARVLGLGRFEGWERLVDDGDYEIAALAAKGL
- a CDS encoding amidase; this encodes MKDLASLARLDGIAQAELCARGEVSAEELFEACLARIDALNPLLRAVVTVNREPPRAVKPGPFSGVPFLVKDATPWQGLRWSMGSRLFAKNVAPTQTPYGRRLEAAGLVCVGKSALSEFGLLGSTETLLEGVTHNPWDLSRSATGSSGGSAVAVAAGLVPLAHANDGGGSTRIPASACGLFGFKPSRERTVMASFATSDFGDLTSDHCISRSVRDSALFLSVTEDPTAAKPVGFVREPIRRKLRIATWTRTMMGEEPEPSVRRAYDETVALLTELGHHVEPIAPPAVDGPALRDAFFLVAGAAIAGVVETMDRMRGVPVQTEELEPFTWELVEKVQAFGADALPWSRATFAKAVKVYDEATRAYDVVLTPTLATEPWRIGHLSPVLKREELLRRTARSVGYTPIQNIVGCPAMSVPLCFPEGGLPIGMHFAAARGEEALLLGLAYQLEEARPWKDRWAPYSIPALFS
- a CDS encoding RICIN domain-containing protein, which gives rise to MKRHVSTALGLMLMVAPLIQAHASIRGFLGNMPSASELKDGTAMGSSGFREPVYRTYQTRSTNKCLDATGAENGSPVVQWDCWADNYRGFNQKWLVGTSKDGYSMVHPESTDKCLDATGGENGSPVVQWDCWGGENQRWKLMQVGDVGNLSYRFVNQKYGKCLDATGGENGSRVVLWDCWEGENQKWYNPSDQKQDDPKAKAAVDSIGVISQGVGIFGGGTKVGL